A genomic window from Pecten maximus chromosome 4, xPecMax1.1, whole genome shotgun sequence includes:
- the LOC117325938 gene encoding syntaxin-like, giving the protein MVKDRLQEMKKKHEEFESEELKKKRKKKEKETMETTIAGFQDKVHGIEERLKSLKKDTDDVKKLQSNLYCSPFVTSKDLQKMEHMSDQILTDSIKIRKDIELLAAETTTESQKASLITSGTHQRVHMTQIDRLSQELKKTTNDFAANQADYLDKTKARFKRQMQIATNGNEPDNLDMNFQNQAMFTGGFLMEMQKAKGDLQLLQEREQDLHDIEGQIHEVNKLFKEMHVLVADQGETIDTIENHVERTVADVESGKKDLGEAEINQKKARKKKCICIIILVVAILIVIGIVAAIIAQSTGGD; this is encoded by the coding sequence ATGGTGAAGGATAGACTCCAGGAGATGAAGAAGAAGCACGAGGAGTTTGAAAGTGAAGAATTGAAAAAGAAACGcaagaaaaaggaaaaagaaaccATGGAGACTACAATAGCAGGCTTCCAAGATAAAGTACATGGAATTGAAGAAAGGCTTAAAAGTTTAAAGAAAGACACAGATGATGTGAAAAAACTTCAAAGTAACTTGTATTGTTCCCCATTTGTAACTTCGAAGGATTTACAAAAAATGGAACACATGTCGGACCAGATACTAACAGATTCAATAAAGATTCGTAAAGATATTGAATTATTGGCTGCCGAAACAACAACAGAATCACAAAAGGCATCCTTGATAACTTCAGGTACACACCAAAGAGTTCACATGACTCAGATTGACCGATTATCACAGGAATTAAAAAAGACCACTAACGATTTTGCAGCAAATCAAGCGGACTACTTGGATAAAACAAAAGCGCGTTTTAAGCGTCAGATGCAAATTGCAACTAATGGCAACGAGCCAGACAATTTGGATATGAATTTCCAAAACCAGGCGATGTTCACAGGGGGGTTTCTGATGGAAATGCAAAAAGCAAAGGGAGATTTACAGTTGTTACAGGAACGTGAGCAGGATCTCCATGATATCGAAGGTCAAATCCACGAGGTCAACAAACTGTTTAAGGAAATGCATGTGTTAGTAGCTGATCAAGGGGAGACAATTGATACCATAGAAAACCATGTTGAACGAACTGTGGCTGATGTAGAATCTGGAAAGAAGGACTTAGGTGAAGCAGAGATAAATCAGAAAAAGGCTCGAAAAAAAAAGTGCATATGTATCATAATATTAGTGGTGGCCATATTGATTGTTATTGGAATTGTGGCGGCGATTATTGCCCAAAGTACAGGGGGAGACTAA